One Corythoichthys intestinalis isolate RoL2023-P3 chromosome 9, ASM3026506v1, whole genome shotgun sequence DNA window includes the following coding sequences:
- the rpn2 gene encoding dolichyl-diphosphooligosaccharide--protein glycosyltransferase subunit 2 isoform X1, with translation MELFRFLGLIMLSLSLTGVQTLTPAHFLSLADIARLQILFSQPFEDLESAYYSVIGLSKLGATVPDHKNVCQFLNSQLDPTDVDSIFFAAETSQALPGCEIPVTNDTRDILLAAVSEDSTMTQIHRAVSALSSLGLPVTSQEVVSALTARINKEDNVMAITLALQTATRLSRKAELGGILEEIEDLTARLDDLGGIFLHFEEGLEATAMFVTAAYALSDHTDIEPPLKQDQVIQLVNSIFSKKSWDSLAEAFSVANAAATLSNNRFHVPVVVNSHGPPTVSHSQPTLQILVTDVMSQPLASANVHVESVYALASKSVILGQAPFTLNDGIFELNFMTQQPASGYYQFTLSVTGDSRLIANHVELKVKVSTEVAVTNMDLSVVDKDQSIGTKTTRVEYPAKAKSSFTADSHQNFAMAFQLVDANTGVELTPHQTFVRLHNQKTGQEVVFVAEPDSKGLYKFELDAAERKTEFALISGTYSLYLMVGDATLDNPILWNVVDVVLRFVDEDAPATIQAKTLYVPKPEIHHLFREPEKKPPTVVSNAFTALVLSPILLLLILWIKLGANISNFSFSPSTILFHVGHAALLGLMYVYWTHLNMFQTLKYLAIIGAVTFLAGNRMLAQKAVKRIAAEQSSRLAKYRSLR, from the exons ATGGAACTGTTCA GGTTTCTCGGGTTGATCATGCTCAGCCTGAGTCTGACTGGAGTTCAAACGCTCACACCAGCCCACTTTCTTTCCCTGGCCGATATTGCTCGACTTCAAATTCTCTTCAGCCAGCCCTTTGAGGACTTGGAGTCGGCATACTACTCTGTCATCGGTCTTTCCAAACTTGGAGCCACTGTTCCTGATCACAAG AACGTATGCCAGTTCCTGAATTCCCAGCTCGATCCCACTGATGTCGACTCAATCTTCTTTGCTGCGGAGACGAGCCAAGCCTTACCTGGATGTGAG ATCCCTGTGACCAATGACACTCGAGACATCCTTCTGGCTGCTGTCAGTGAAGACTCAACCATGACTCAAATTCACCGAGCTGTTAGCGCACTCAGTTCTTTGGGGCTTCCTGTGACATCTCAGGAAGTCGTAAGTGCGCTCACAGCTCGCATAAATAAGGAGGACAATGTCATGGC CATTACTTTAGCTCTACAAACAGCCACCCGTCTTTCTCGGAAAGCTGAACTTGGAGGAATACTTGAGGAAATTGAG GATCTGACAGCTCGTTTAGATGATCTTGGTGGCATCTTCCTCCATTTTGAAGAGGGACTTGAGGCCACTGCCATGTTTGTAACTGCTGCGTATGCCCTGTCAGATCATACCGATATAGAGCCACCACTGAAACAG GACCAAGTCATTCAGCTGGTGAACTCCATTTTCAGCAAGAAGTCCTGGGACTCTTTGGCCGAAGCTTTCAGTGTGGCAAACGCTGCTGCTACTCTCTCCAACAACCGTTTTCATGTTCCAGTGGTCGTCAACTCTCATGGCCCGCCCACTGTGTCGCACAGCCAACCAACCCTGCAG ATCCTTGTTACTGATGTCATGTCTCAGCCTCTGGCCTCGGCTAACGTGCACGTGGAATCTGTGTATGCCTTGGCCTCGAAGAGCGTCATTCTTGGCCAAGCGCCATTCACGCTCAATGA cGGTATCTTTGAACTGAACTTCATGACCCAACAACCAGCCAGCGGATATTACCAATTCACACTTTCTGTGACTGGTGATTCCCGATTGATTGCCAATCATGTTGAG CTTAAAGTGAAAGTATCGACTGAGGTGGCTGTTACCAATATGGACCTCTCTGTGGTGGATAAGGACCAGAGCATTGGCACTAAGACCACCAG GGTTGAATATCCTGCTAAAGCAAAGAGCTCCTTCACCGCTGATAGCCACCAGAACTTTGCCATGGCATTCCAGCTGGTTGACGCCAATACTGGAGTTGAACTTACTCCACACCAG ACTTTTGTTCGGCTCCATAATCAGAAAACTGGCCAAGAGGTTGTTTTTGTTGCCGAGCCAGATTCTAAGGGTCTGTACAAGTTTGAGTTGGATGCTGCAGAGCGTAAAACAGAATTTGCCCTGATCTCGGGTACCTATTCTCTGTATCTGATGGTTGGAGATGCCACACTGGACAACCCCATCTTGTGGAACGTG GTGGATGTTGTGCTGAGGTTTGTGGATGAGGACGCCCCAGCTACCATTCAAGCCAAGACTCTTTACGTACCCAAACCAGAGATCCAT CATTTGTTCAGGGAACCAGAGAAGAAGCCACCAACGGTCGTTTCCAATGCATTTACTGCACTCGTCCTGTCTCCTATCCTGCTTCTGCTTATCCTG TGGATTAAGCTCGGGGCGAACATTTCCAATTTTAGCTTTTCTCCCAGCACCATTCTCTTCCATGTTGGACATGCAG CGCTGCTGGGCCTGATGTATGTCTACTGGACCCACTTGAACATGTTCCAGACTCTTAAGTACCTGGCGATTATCGGCGCTGTAACATTCCTGGCCGGGAACCGCATGCTAGCACAAAAAGCAGTGAAGAG GATTGCTGCCGAGCAAAGTAGTAGGTTGGCAAAGTATAGGAGCCTCCGATAA
- the ift52 gene encoding intraflagellar transport protein 52 homolog → MEKEQQSTVVFNASKRELFTTTSGYKSMHKHIRTQWKIQSMKEELSSDKLKGVKLWTTAGPREKFTASELEVLKHYLDGGGNILVMLGEGGEKKFDTNINFLLEEFGIMVNNDAVFRTRYYKYYHPKEALVSDGVLNREISRAAGKSMSGISEDDNIGNNTQALSFVYPYGATLNVIKPAIAVLSTGSICFPLHRPVVAFYQGKETGKLVVVGSCHMFSDQFIDKEENCKILGVVLQWLMTDNIHLNTIDAEDPEITDYTMLPHIGCLSEQLTQYFQEGDENPRNFTSLLDVSFFSLSTDTLPQVLSVYKHLNVKDEPLQLIAPQFETPLPQLQPAVFPPILSDLSPPMLDLFDLDEAFSSEKVRLAQLTNKCTDDDLEFYIRKCGEILGVTPKLDKDHRDAKHILEHIFFQVAEFKKLNQEHDVNTDAQFTPS, encoded by the exons ATGGAAAAGGAACAGCAAAGTACGGTTGTCTTCAACGCCTCAAAAAGGGAGTTGTTTACCACCACCAGTGGATACAAATCAATGCATAAGCACATTAGAACTCAATGGAAAATTCAAAG TATGAAGGAAGAGTTGTCATCGGACAAACTGAAAGGTGTCAAGTTGTGGACAACTGCAGGCCCAAGAGAGAAGTTTACAGCATCAGAG TTGGAAGTACTGAAACACTACCTGGATGGTGGAGGAAATATTCTGGTTATGCTTGGGGAAGGAGGGGAAAAGAAATTTGACACAAACATCAATTTTCTCCTGGAAGAGTTTGGAATTATGGTAAACAATG ATGCAGTTTTTCGAACCAGGTACTACAAGTACTATCATCCTAAAGAAGCACTTGTGTCTGATGGTGTGTTGAACAG AGAGATCAGCCGGGCTGCTGGCAAATCAATGTCAGGCATAAGTGAGGATGACAATATTGGAAACAATAcaca GGCTCTCTCATTTGTGTACCCATATGGTGCCACACTGAATGTGATAAAGCCAGCCATTGCTGTGCTTTCAACGGGTTCCATCTGCTTCCCCCTCCACCGGCCTGTGGTAGCCTTCTATCAAGGAAAG GAGACAGGCAAATTGGTAGTAGTTGGTTCCTGCCACATGTTCAGCGATCAGTTCATTGACAAGGAGGAGAACTGTAAAATCTTG GGTGTTGTGCTCCAGTGGCTCATGACTGATAATATTCATCTGAATACAATCGATGCAGAAGACCCAGAG ATCACAGATTACACTATGTTGCCACACATTGGATGTTTGTCCGAACAACTTACACAGTACTTCCAAGAGGGGGATGAAAACCCCAGGAACTTCACATCTCTTCTGGATGTTTCTTTTTTCAGTCTGTCAACAGACACTTTACCCCAAGTCCTCAG TGTTTATAAGCATCTTAATGTCAAAGATGAGCCACTTCAGCTGATTGCACCACAATTTGAGACTCCCTTGCCTCAGTTGCAACCTGCT GTCTTTCCTCCAATCTTGAGCGATTTGTCCCCACCAATGTTGGACCTGTTTGACTTGGATGAAGCTTTCTCTTCTGAGAAAGTGCGCCTAGCACAGCTCACCAATAAAT GTACAGATGACGACCTTGAGTTTTACATAaggaaatgtggtgaaattttGGGTGTGACCCCAAAATTGGACAAAGATCACAGAGATGCAAAGCACATATTGGAACACATTTTCTTCCAAGTTGCAGAATTCAAGAAGCTCAATCAA GAGCATGACGTCAACACAGATGCACAGTTCACCCCATCTTGA
- the acot8 gene encoding acyl-coenzyme A thioesterase 8 — MAEKKVGYTGLTDSSTKSILNQESENQNENSASPAPVFRQDLRSVLATSVLNVEMLDVNLYRGTHHWVPRTQRLFGGQIIGQALVAAAKSVSDNLYVHSLHCYFVRAGDPKVPVLYHVERTRDGHSFTVRFVKAVQHGQPILICQASFQKLEPSPLQHQFTMPVVPKPEELLTIEELIHLYLSKPGLAENLKQALTKLLAIDVPIEIKPVNPPQFYNVATEEAKKLYWVRAKGYIGEGNMKLHCCVAAYVSDFTFLATAILPYPNYRVKFSASLDHAMWFHNTFRSDEWMLYECESPWAGGSRGLVQGRLWRRDGVLAASCSQEGVLRVKVVPEPSKL; from the exons ATGGCGGAGAAAAAAGTTGGCTATACCGGTTTAACTGATTCTagcacaaaatccattttaaaccaGGAATCCGAAAATCAAAATGAGAACTCTGCGAGCCCCGCGCCAGTATTCAGGCAGGACCTTCGGAGCGTCCTTGCTACTAGTGTTTTAAACGTAGAGATGCTCGACGTAAACTTGTACAG AGGGACACATCACTGGGTGCCCCGAACTCAGCGTTTATTTGGGGGACAAATCATTGGTCAAGCCCTTGTTGCTGCAGCCAAATCCGTCAGTGATAATCTTTATGTCCATTCTCTACACTGCTACTTTGTACGAGCAG GAGATCCGAAGGTTCCAGTGTTGTATCACGTAGAACGCACAAGAGATGGCCACAGTTTTACAGTGCGTTTTGTGAAGGCAGTACAGCATGGTCAACCTATCCTGATCTGCCAAGCTTCCTTCCAGAAGTTGGAACCAAGCCCACTGCAACACCAGTTCACAATGCCAGTTGTCCCTAAGCCTGAAGAGCTCCTTACAATAGAGGAACTCATCCATCTTTATCTCAG TAAaccaggactggctgaaaatttAAAACAAGCCCTTACTAAACTGCTGGCAATTGATGTCCCAATTGAGATTAAGCCAGTTAACCCTCCACAGTTTTACAACGTTGCCACAGAAGAGGCAAAGAAACTGTATTGGGTGCGAGCCAAAGGTTACATCG GTGAAGGCAACATGAAGTTGCATTGCTGCGTGGCTGCCTATGTGTCAGATTTCACTTTTCTGGCTACTGCTATACTGCCTTACCCCAACTATAGGGTCAAGTTCTCAGCCTCCCTTGATCACGCCATGTGGTTCCACAACACTTTCCGCAGTGATGAATGGATGTTGTATGAGTGTGAGAGTCCATGGGCAG GGGGCAGTAGAGGACTGGTTCAAGGCAGACTATGGAGAAGAGATGGGGTGCTAGCTGCCTCGTGTTCACAGGAAGGTGTCCTGAGAGTGAAAGTAGTTCCTGAGCCCAGCAAGCTTTAG
- the mybl2b gene encoding v-myb avian myeloblastosis viral oncogene homolog-like 2b, whose product MSWWPRGEEGEDNHHPDTDSDVAEHRDGGKVKVKWTQEEDDKLKTLVQNLGQYDWKNVAFHMENRTEHQCQHRWFKVLDPELIKGPWTKEEDDKVIELVNLYGNKQWAVVAKHLKGRVGKQCRERWHNHLNPSVKKSSWTAEEDLIIYKAHSLLGNRWAEIAKLLPGRTDNAVKNHWNSTIKRKVEMGFYARENLTPSELEELLTHVKDMQIPGCSQEQADLDSAQDTHPSLEETSDINTLNGGDEAVPTQPVPSPKESSSPMSEAEYTGEINSTNWIVDSFLFPKGPTLKEVLEMVDSDGWCNLAAFDLPEENPSSERHQFRLEGSTLQELSRGSKGELIPISPGGVTPPSILSHRSRRHLSPDTNSLKTPKSTPVKILPFSPSQFLNMWTKQDTHDLENPSLTSTPVCSQKAIVTTPLQRDKTPINLKKISVFVTPNRKTELCTMPRTPTPFKNAMEKYGPLQPLPQSPNLEEDIKEVILRDVGIDLALELPPDPEQRYKTMHRPPMKKVRKSLALDDCQVIPKSKRKSKTEPKKGMKEEPMTVHISSSFCRKPHENILDQGFLLGPSDNAIFPSVVPPILKSKEWETVAYGQTKDQLIMTEKAKRFLRSLKSHTPNRPLVLS is encoded by the exons ATGTCCTGGTGGCCGCGCGG tgaggAGGGGGAGGACAACCACCATCCTGACACTGATTCGGATGTTGCAGAGCACAGAGATGGTGGGAAAGTGAAAGTAAAGTGGACACAAGAGGAG GATGACAAGCTGAAGACACTGGTTCAAAATCTGGGACAGTATGATTGGAAGAATGTGGCTTTCCACATGGAA AATCGCACTGAACACCAATGTCAACACCGTTGGTTCAAGGTTTTGGATCCCGAACTAATTAAAGGTCCTTGGACCAAAGAAGAAGATGACAAG gtCATAGAGCTTGTAAATCTCTATGGTAACAAACAATGGGCAGTGGTAGCCAAGCATCTGAAAGGTAGAGTGGGGAAGCAGTGTAGAGAGCGTTGGCACAACCACCTCAACCCCTCTGTGAAGAAATCTTCATGGACGGCCGAGGAGGACCTCATCATCTATAAGGCTCATTCTCTTCTTGGAAATCGCTGGGCTGAGATTGCAAAACTACTTCCAGGAAG GACTGATAATGCTGTGAAGAATCACTGGAATTCAACAATTAAGCGCAAAGTAGAAATGGGCTTCTACGCAAGAGAAAATTTGACACCAAGTGAGCTGGAGGAGCTACTAACCCATGTCAAAGATATGCAG ATTCCCGGTTGCTCACAAGAGCAAGCTGACCTGGATTCAGCACAAGACACACATCCCTCA TTGGAGGAAACGTCAGACATAAACACTCTCAATGGTGGTGACGAGGCAGTTCCTACCCAGCCCGTTCCCTCTCCAAAAGAAAGTTCAAGTCCCATGTCAGAGGCAGAATACACAGGAGAGATTAATTCAACAAACTGGATTGTGGACAGCTTTCTCTTCCCCAAGGGGCCAACGTTGAAGGAGGTCCTGGAAATGGTG GACTCCGATGGCTGGTGTAACTTAGCAGCATTTGACTTGCCTGAAGAGAACCCAAGCTCAGAACGCCACCAGTTCCGCCTTGAAGGCAGCACCCTGCAGGAATTGAGCAGGGGCAGCAAAGGAGAACTCATACCAATCTCTCCAGGTGGAGTTACGCCTCCATCCATACTGAGTCATCGAAGTCGGAGACACTTGTCTCCTGATACTAATAGCTTAAAGACGCCGAAGAGCACACCGGTAAAGATCTTGCCCTTTTCACCCTCTCAA TTCCTGAACATGTGGACGAAGCAGGACACTCATGACCTGGAGAACCCATCACTCACATCCACACCAGTGTGCAGTCAAAAAGCCATTGTTACCACACCTCTACAGAGGGACAAGACCCCCATCAATTTAAAGAAAATATCTGT ATTTGTTACACCCAACCGCAAGACCGAGCTCTGCACAATGCCACGCACACCAACaccgttcaaaaatgccatggaGAAGTACGGCCCTTTGCAGCCTCTG CCCCAGAGTCCAAACCTTGAGGAAGACATAAAGGAAGTGATCCTAAGGGATGTGGGGATTGACTTGGCGCTTGAACTTCCACCTGATCCCGAGCAAAGATACAAAACAATG CATCGCCCTCCAATGAAGAAAGTACGAAAGTCATTAGCACTTGATGACTGCCAAGTGATTCCCAAGTCCAAACGCAAATCTAAGACTGAACCTAAAAAGGGAATGAAG GAAGAACCTATGACTGTTCACATAAGCTCGTCATTTTGTCGTAAACCCCATGAAAATATTTTGGATCAGGGATTCCTTTTAGGACCAAGTGACAATGCTATTTTTCCTAGTGTGGTGCCCCCAATTCTG AAATCCAAAGAATGGGAGACAGTTGCATATGGACAAACAAAAGATCAGCTCATTATGACAGAGAAAGCAAAGCGTTTCCTGAGATCCTTAAAATCCCACACGCCAAACAGACCTCTGGTGTTGTCCTGA
- the rpn2 gene encoding dolichyl-diphosphooligosaccharide--protein glycosyltransferase subunit 2 isoform X2 has protein sequence MELFRFLGLIMLSLSLTGVQTLTPAHFLSLADIARLQILFSQPFEDLESAYYSVIGLSKLGATVPDHKNVCQFLNSQLDPTDVDSIFFAAETSQALPGCEIPVTNDTRDILLAAVSEDSTMTQIHRAVSALSSLGLPVTSQEVVSALTARINKEDNVMAITLALQTATRLSRKAELGGILEEIEDLTARLDDLGGIFLHFEEGLEATAMFVTAAYALSDHTDIEPPLKQDQVIQLVNSIFSKKSWDSLAEAFSVANAAATLSNNRFHVPVVVNSHGPPTVSHSQPTLQILVTDVMSQPLASANVHVESVYALASKSVILGQAPFTLNDGIFELNFMTQQPASGYYQFTLSVTGDSRLIANHVELKVKVSTEVAVTNMDLSVVDKDQSIGTKTTRVEYPAKAKSSFTADSHQNFAMAFQLVDANTGVELTPHQTFVRLHNQKTGQEVVFVAEPDSKGLYKFELDAAERKTEFALISGTYSLYLMVGDATLDNPILWNVVDVVLRFVDEDAPATIQAKTLYVPKPEIHHLFREPEKKPPTVVSNAFTALVLSPILLLLILWIKLGANISNFSFSPSTILFHVGHAALLGLMYVYWTHLNMFQTLKYLAIIGAVTFLAGNRMLAQKAVKRLEKK, from the exons ATGGAACTGTTCA GGTTTCTCGGGTTGATCATGCTCAGCCTGAGTCTGACTGGAGTTCAAACGCTCACACCAGCCCACTTTCTTTCCCTGGCCGATATTGCTCGACTTCAAATTCTCTTCAGCCAGCCCTTTGAGGACTTGGAGTCGGCATACTACTCTGTCATCGGTCTTTCCAAACTTGGAGCCACTGTTCCTGATCACAAG AACGTATGCCAGTTCCTGAATTCCCAGCTCGATCCCACTGATGTCGACTCAATCTTCTTTGCTGCGGAGACGAGCCAAGCCTTACCTGGATGTGAG ATCCCTGTGACCAATGACACTCGAGACATCCTTCTGGCTGCTGTCAGTGAAGACTCAACCATGACTCAAATTCACCGAGCTGTTAGCGCACTCAGTTCTTTGGGGCTTCCTGTGACATCTCAGGAAGTCGTAAGTGCGCTCACAGCTCGCATAAATAAGGAGGACAATGTCATGGC CATTACTTTAGCTCTACAAACAGCCACCCGTCTTTCTCGGAAAGCTGAACTTGGAGGAATACTTGAGGAAATTGAG GATCTGACAGCTCGTTTAGATGATCTTGGTGGCATCTTCCTCCATTTTGAAGAGGGACTTGAGGCCACTGCCATGTTTGTAACTGCTGCGTATGCCCTGTCAGATCATACCGATATAGAGCCACCACTGAAACAG GACCAAGTCATTCAGCTGGTGAACTCCATTTTCAGCAAGAAGTCCTGGGACTCTTTGGCCGAAGCTTTCAGTGTGGCAAACGCTGCTGCTACTCTCTCCAACAACCGTTTTCATGTTCCAGTGGTCGTCAACTCTCATGGCCCGCCCACTGTGTCGCACAGCCAACCAACCCTGCAG ATCCTTGTTACTGATGTCATGTCTCAGCCTCTGGCCTCGGCTAACGTGCACGTGGAATCTGTGTATGCCTTGGCCTCGAAGAGCGTCATTCTTGGCCAAGCGCCATTCACGCTCAATGA cGGTATCTTTGAACTGAACTTCATGACCCAACAACCAGCCAGCGGATATTACCAATTCACACTTTCTGTGACTGGTGATTCCCGATTGATTGCCAATCATGTTGAG CTTAAAGTGAAAGTATCGACTGAGGTGGCTGTTACCAATATGGACCTCTCTGTGGTGGATAAGGACCAGAGCATTGGCACTAAGACCACCAG GGTTGAATATCCTGCTAAAGCAAAGAGCTCCTTCACCGCTGATAGCCACCAGAACTTTGCCATGGCATTCCAGCTGGTTGACGCCAATACTGGAGTTGAACTTACTCCACACCAG ACTTTTGTTCGGCTCCATAATCAGAAAACTGGCCAAGAGGTTGTTTTTGTTGCCGAGCCAGATTCTAAGGGTCTGTACAAGTTTGAGTTGGATGCTGCAGAGCGTAAAACAGAATTTGCCCTGATCTCGGGTACCTATTCTCTGTATCTGATGGTTGGAGATGCCACACTGGACAACCCCATCTTGTGGAACGTG GTGGATGTTGTGCTGAGGTTTGTGGATGAGGACGCCCCAGCTACCATTCAAGCCAAGACTCTTTACGTACCCAAACCAGAGATCCAT CATTTGTTCAGGGAACCAGAGAAGAAGCCACCAACGGTCGTTTCCAATGCATTTACTGCACTCGTCCTGTCTCCTATCCTGCTTCTGCTTATCCTG TGGATTAAGCTCGGGGCGAACATTTCCAATTTTAGCTTTTCTCCCAGCACCATTCTCTTCCATGTTGGACATGCAG CGCTGCTGGGCCTGATGTATGTCTACTGGACCCACTTGAACATGTTCCAGACTCTTAAGTACCTGGCGATTATCGGCGCTGTAACATTCCTGGCCGGGAACCGCATGCTAGCACAAAAAGCAGTGAAGAG ACTTGAGAAAAAGTAA